A window of Aricia agestis chromosome 10, ilAriAges1.1, whole genome shotgun sequence genomic DNA:
CTGGTCTTTTTTCGGTTTCCAAAAAGAAATGTTGAAGTCATTCACGAAGATATTATAGTACAGTTTATAAGAAAGATAACCTTTACCTTCAGCTTTACATTTATCGACGTAATCACGGTGCAAAGTAGCAATAGATCGGCTTCCTTCAATATACTCACGCTTAGAGCGAGCGCGACAGTAGTGGCTCTCAATCCTGGGTATGGAGTTAATGTGTTCCTTTGCCCTATCCTTCAAAGCAGCATCCAATTTAAATTGATTGCCATGTTTTCCTCGGTTATCTTGCATTTGTATTCCAGTAATTGATCCAGAAAATTTCTTTACAACAGTCCGAATGCTTTTATCTGATATAGCAAGTGTATTCATAAAGAATAACTTGCATACTCGAATGCGTTGATCGATTTTCGTTAAGTAATATGCGTGGTTTAAGTTTTGGCGGGTACTACCAACACGGATGTACCGATACTTTGGCTCAATGTTTGTCATATGGTTGTATATAAATTGCCTCTGAACGTTTAAATCACCAGTGTCCCAATAGGCATTAAATATGGCTAATCGTTCCTCAAATGAAAACACattttgacatttaaatttacacttatctgaacaaacaGGTCCCATATTTTTGgcagcaatattttttttcgatttagaCATAGTTGTGTGTGCCTTCCCGCTATTGATCAGAGTCTTGGTTTTGTTTCTTTTCCATGATTCTGGATTAGCTTTTCTTTTCCGACTAAGACGCTGAGGATCCACGCTAGCTGGTTCACTGCCAATGCTGGGTGACTGAATATTCACGCTGGGTGACTGATTATGACTGATGGATGGCTGTGTTTCTATATTAGGCGACTGAGTATCCAAATTGACTGGCAGATTATCATTGATGAGTAAGTGAGGTTCTACACGAGAAGGGCCCGGTTGGGGTGAAATACAAAATGGTTTGGCAATTACTTTTGACTGTATATCTCCTTCGGAATCAGAAGATTTTTCATGACTAGGTAGAAAGTTGGGATCTAAAACACTGTCATCAGAAGAAAAATCTGCAATTGATGAACTGCTGGATCTAGATGATCGGCTGGAATTGGTATCAGAATCATTATCAGAGTCGCTTGAACTGCTACTCGAGTCACTCTGTTCAACAactatttttggcctatttgtGTCTTTGGTATTCGTTACACAGCTTACTTCACTGTCTTCATCCTCTAATATTGATAGGTTAAGATCAGGTTGACTGTCTGCTATAGAATTTGTATCTGAAGAATCAATGGGTAACGTGTCGGGTAGACTGAGTGCAGCTGGAGTATTAAAGAAAGTTTTATTTTGCACATTATTATTGTGGCCAGGTAATGTTTGAACTTTTTCCGATTCTTGAACGGAGGTTGCCATATTCAACATTTTTCGTGCTCTATTCATTTTgtcaatctgtaaaaaaaaaacatctttaacgttttataactaaaaaacataaaatacacaCAGTTATATTATACGTATATTATACAGTCCTTAGTACATACAcacaatacatacatacactaaAACATACACAATCAAACATAATCCTTAATATGACATTTTCAATACTAATTTGACAGGAATAAcaccttaattatatttaacaaaTTTAAGCTACCACCTCATATTTAACATTCAAATTCacagaaaatattatgaggCAATGCATTTTAATCACATATTTTTCAACATTTACGAATATctactcatattattataggtcGCTATAAACACTCactgatattatttaaaaaactttaaattagtGACGAAAGCTACAGGGACAGGGCTTCaatttagtttatattattaatttacaaacaaataaatacatttgtatgatttttaagttaaaaatcaCTGAAGTAAtaagaataaaacaaaattaacatCAAAAtggtcatttttatttttaaaattgtaacgaaaactaaaattattatcatgcaaaaCGGCCATATTTCTGGCCTTCCCATTCTAGCacgctaaaaataattatttatttcactaTAATTTAATGCAAAAGGGACGTATTTCAAAATATGCTACtgttgtattataaaatataattatacttaacTAATATTGGATTACAAAAAGGACGCATTTCAAATATGGcaattttgtattacaaaatataataaaaaatactaatgtTAGAATGCAAAACGGACGTTTTCCAATATATGGCACttttgtattatatattatggttaCAAATACTAATGTTAGAATGCAAAACGGACGTTTTCCAAAATATGGCACttttgtattatatattatggttaCAAATACTAATGTTAGAATGCAAAACGGACGTTTTCCAAAATATGGCACTTttgtattgtaaaatataatcacACTTACCTGAAATTTTGAATCCAACACAGACGTATTTTGGATTGTGGCACTTTTTCACGCAACCGACGTGCGTTAGCGTTGAATCTCCGGGCGCAACTAACAAAATGGCGGTTTAGCACTGACATTACCTGTCAAAGTGAGCTAATGCAAAAATGGCGGTAAGTCAGTGTAGCCATAATATAAGCAAAAATGAtgggagttttttttttcactataaaatatagtcGGTTCAGGTGTAATTTTTGCAATAAAacgattttcatttttttttaattgtggcCCTTTTGTATTCAAGGAGCGATTTGTTAAATGTAGTAAAATTTTTAAACCTTTAAGTCATTTTAGCAGGTATTTTCTCTGTTTATATTGTTTTACAAGCTCAGAATTTACACTGTTTTCTGtcagttatattttatcagtcaaaaaaaaaaaggaagaaACAAAATCGTTGCGACAACCCTACTAAAAAACTTATGCACTTATGCACTAGGGTCCCCGCTCAGCTTTTGTAAGTCAATTTGTCAAGTGCCGTGTGCAGTAATGTGTCCCGCGAATTAATGGACAATTAATATTCGAGAGCTTTGCCTGTTTAGGTATTACCATATGTGAAAATGTACGAgtttttactattaaaatgttgtatggtaATTGTCGTAATTACTCTGATTGTTGCCTTAGGCATACAGTCACctacataaaaattaagtaaCGCTATTTCAATTTTAAGTAATACTTGAAATCCTACTGTGATAATACACGCATTAAATGTAATTagaataatgaatatattaaaattagagTAGGCCTTGAAAATTAAATAGAACTGTATACACTTATTTTTTAGACTGTTTATTCCACagcgaagaaatatataaatatttttattactgacGTAATTATTGCAGATATTTATACCCATATGTGTGTATTGCCTTTCTACGCAAATAACCAGAAAACACAAATCAATCATCAGCATATATCATTTATATCTATGTCAAAATTGACGGAACATTGTCCTGTCACTCCTGTCGCGGAACTGAGCAGCCTGTCAACTCAGTTGTTCCCTGTTTCTCAAAGTTAggaaaactaaatattatatatttgcatttaattttaatattattatgtgtattgtATTATATGGAAATATCACATTTCcatacaatttacataaaatttctgCGTTATAGGTTTATTTTGCATGTTGTTtggcatatttattttccaccaaattttgtttcaaaatagaattaaatattttaaggaaTATTTGGGTTATCTTGTATGAGCAaactatttcattttattaagaaaacatACACTGATTTAATTAACAACCTTAGATATTACATAAACACTGAACACTGAACATTAACAACCTAAGATATTACATAGACTAATAAAAAACTAGTAGATCCATCACAGAGGAATAACTAATACATGACAGTAAAAAAGTTATAGTAGGTACACTGTCAGAGTTGTACATTAACTGGCTTTATTGCCCGGGCAACTAGGTCCAAAATGTTAAAGCACAGCTCCAAGATGCTTCATTAATTGGCTCGTGATTAATATCATTACATCTGAACTTGTCGATGTGTCTGCCTCAGGAATATGCTCGGCCTTGTGATCGAAGATTATTAATTGACGATTGATCTTGAAATAAATTACTTTACATAATACCTCCTACCGACGTTGTTGTCATTTAAATGGCTGTGATATAAGCAaagttttctatttttaaaatcacACTTCTGAGGCACACACCACACACGAGATTCGGTGACATTTTGCTGAAACTATCTCCACCCTAATTgctatgtccacattgtgcACTTTCCTCTTCAATTCTCGTCATTAACTTTAATATTGGCGCATTAAATAACTGAATGCATCaagaaacgcaacgccaatattgtcatttttgaagtttcggatacggtcagagggcatgcgtcgcgggtatGTCTCACGTTAactgttgacagcgctataacgcatgcccttgacgttcaaaaaaaggcacagtgtggacaaagctaatgacaCACTACTGAATACAGACGGAAGGGGAATCAACTCCAACAATACTTCCCGTAATTTGTGCACGACATCTTAGCTTACGGACGGCCGAATTTTCAAAGCTCAAGATCTTTTAAGCTTATCTTCGGGTAAGctactttaattaataataccaCATTTTGAccataacataattttatttttgaaagatataataatagaaTCAAACAATTCAGATTGATGTACAAATATGTAcatgaaatataaatataaacatgtGTACCTGTAATAATCACAATGTACGTTCTCGTTCAAACCTACAAAACAAAGAGGTAATTAACTAGTtctattttaattacaatatttatgttGTAAGTAATTATGTCCAGCTGTTGATGGATAAGTGTCAAATTATGCTACAAGTTACaagtaaattatttgtattagGGTTGCTTCAATGTTAatacacaattttaaaaagttcaacagaattacattttttattttatgaactcAATTGATAATGTTTATGGGTTTTGAAAATTTTAGCATTCACAAATTGATTGAAGCTGTGAAcgaaatgttatttaaaaaatatattatattgtgagtCGACAGCCCTAGGCAGTGCTGTATGATTTTAACTATAGGTATTAAGTAGAGCTAAATACTTGAGGAGACctcacatttattttaatattaatgacTATTTTAAGCAGACTCATGTACAGGTGCTTTGTTTATCTTAATTGCTTTATGTTTTCGTCAAAACATTAATTtgtattattgtataatattatctacaacaacaaaataaacttaattgttGAAAATACCGAGTCTGACTtgtgaaatattttgttaaatcgaTGTCTAGCATACAACGTACAAGACAAAACAGcaataataattcaatattgtaaaattttaaagattCCGAAAGTGCTGTATCAATTCAGATGAATTTCGATAAAGAGGTCTACCTCTGTGTCTACATAGAGTTGTGTAACCTTGGTTAAGGCTTAAGCTAATTAAAGGTTCATAAGCTAGTTTTAGTCACGGAAAAAAGTACAATTTCCACGAGATTTTCCATGTAAGCACTACCTCATGATAGAATCAACTCCGTAGACAAAATCTTTAGttgcaaaaagtaattaaatcttCGCACGGAGggctttaaggtgacgccgcattaaagtaaaaaaccgttttggattgGATTGCAatagaacagcaaaaaatggaaagggcgtaagcgacaaaatggtttttatcgcgtaatttaaaaaccataaatatatttttttatttatttaaatcaggctacgtaggcccatacaatatataccttaatgactaacacacataaaaatgatataaacttaacaactacacattatcacgaattaacggtgACGTGACgggcgcttcattccggagtctcccccggaaccttcggtaaaccacatcagtcggccagaattcctccgcttcaaaggtcgggagaaaatgcgtcggtactctcaccacaaaggaactgaagttggccttgtggcgagactgcagacgctcgaccctcaagtggagggatgtcttcttaatgatgtagtccacgacgtcttcgacctccatggaccagtgcaggcgggatatgtacaggggcgtcgcggggacctcgctccgcagacgcagctcaggtacatatggcgcggtgccacgatggttgcgggcggcgggcttcttcttccttatatttcatataagctatgggcaaataaaagtgtatgcttgaaccaatttgtGTACAAATTTTGGCTGAAATCACTCTCCTTTGttgacaaaataggaatcctttttttacagaggtatttttgattgatcattctgtgttataaaagttattctatgggtaattcaaagataaagacatgatgaatactgacaatgaactttaatttcttagctttagtcatttctgagaaaaatcgatatcgctaccgCCAAATTATCCAGACGTCGCCTTAAAGTGTAGGCTTCTTTTGGCTGACGTTCAGTATGTACACATCGTGAACCGCTTCTTATACAATGGCACAACTTAACGTTTCTGGCATTTGGTACATatttcgacgggtgcaaagtaaaaaaagtcatctgcaattttgagtttttcgtttttttgtagaaactagcttaaaatatcatgttctacaacataccaaaaacaaaaattcaaatatcaccttatttttggtacttttgtcacgtaaaagaagacatctactcttgttttgtgaaattgcacgatgtagatgcggataactaccgctggtcgtctatacgcgggacgcgcgggggtcatgttatgcggcataagcggctatctgccatatagctttttctacgttgcgattgtgatttagatgtctcaatttacttttgcaaattagtattgtttattatgtttatgagtacctatttatgttaattcttattgttagctatattaattgacttctaatttgttactgttattttttactgttttttcatgttcagaaagtccaaaacgactttttaaagaagttgaaagtttccagaacataagtgatagatttatagagcaaaatactgtgttgcccgatgaaattattgaacatcttatagaaaaccttgatgtgtcaccgatgaagacaaatgaatataagttaactttgtaagataagtccccatgatctgaatactctaggccagtcacaccagttcactct
This region includes:
- the LOC121731164 gene encoding clumping factor B-like, with product MNRARKMLNMATSVQESEKVQTLPGHNNNVQNKTFFNTPAALSLPDTLPIDSSDTNSIADSQPDLNLSILEDEDSEVSCVTNTKDTNRPKIVVEQSDSSSSSSDSDNDSDTNSSRSSRSSSSSIADFSSDDSVLDPNFLPSHEKSSDSEGDIQSKVIAKPFCISPQPGPSRVEPHLLINDNLPVNLDTQSPNIETQPSISHNQSPSVNIQSPSIGSEPASVDPQRLSRKRKANPESWKRNKTKTLINSGKAHTTMSKSKKNIAAKNMGPVCSDKCKFKCQNVFSFEERLAIFNAYWDTGDLNVQRQFIYNHMTNIEPKYRYIRVDKSIRTVVKKFSGSITGIQMQDNRGKHGNQFKLDAALKDRAKEHINSIPRIESHYCRARSKRCDALSARRSL